Below is a window of bacterium DNA.
ATGTCTTGCAGAACTCGCCTGTCTACTTCGGCCTTCATCGCGTTTAGGCGATCCAACTGCAACGTCACTTCCACCAGTTTGTCGACCAGTTCCCGATTGTTCAGATTCTCATAGGGCATGATCCCGGTCCTCCAATATGTGCTGGCCTCAGTCAGCCGCCCTCTCCCAACGGTCTTGCTCGCGCAACCACTCCTCGACATCCCTAATCAGCCTGTCAGCTGCGCCCACACCGTGAGAACAGCCCAAGCCAATCCGAGCACCGCCACAATGGCCGCCACCACCGCCACCAGGATCAGGGCGCCGCGCTTCGCGGCCTTGTCGCGGGCCGCCCGACGCTCCGCCAGGTCCTCAAGCTGTTCTCGTGCCTGTGCGTTGTCGGGATTGATGACCAGAACGCTCCTGAGGCTCTTTTCGTACTCCTGCTCGTCCTTGGCGATTCTGCTGAGCTGCACCCAAGCTTCCTCGTTGCGGTTATCTCGGTGAATCGCATATAGGAGGATTTGCCGAGCCTCTGGCTTGCGGCGTTCGCGGCTAGCTGCGGCCGCCTGCTTCACGAAGTCCGAGGTCGCCAGTTCGCGCCCGCAATAGCGACACACGTTGGCTTCCGCACGGATCAACTCCGCGCAATGGGGGCATTTCATCATCTCGCCAACCTGGAGAGCCTTCTCTTCGAGCGTCTTTTGCGACACAGGCCAGAGCGCTGCGATGATTATCCCGATGGGGCCGAGCAACAAGCCGAGCGCGAACCCCCCAGACCCGGAGCCTCCCTTCCCGCTGAGAACCGCGCCTGCGAGGACTCCGCAGAGAAACCAGCCGCCCAAGATTACACATTCCATCGCCTCTGCACCCCCTTACTCATAAGTCTGGCCTCCTGTGGACATCAAGTAGGCCCATTCGATGTATGGCAATCGCATGATAATTCTGTCGGCCGGGCCCTCCCCCAGCGCGACGCCGCGACACAGCAAGTTGACATACCCCTGGATCTTGAGGCACATGGCATCTGGGGAGTTGAACAAGGGTTCTTGGCCTGCTCGCCATACGATCAGTGTCACGCCGTCGGGCAACGCTCCAATCGGTTGAACGGTATAGACGCCAATAGGGGAGATTCCTGGCACGGCAAGGGGCAATAGACACATGCAACAGAGC
It encodes the following:
- a CDS encoding zinc ribbon domain-containing protein, coding for MECVILGGWFLCGVLAGAVLSGKGGSGSGGFALGLLLGPIGIIIAALWPVSQKTLEEKALQVGEMMKCPHCAELIRAEANVCRYCGRELATSDFVKQAAAASRERRKPEARQILLYAIHRDNRNEEAWVQLSRIAKDEQEYEKSLRSVLVINPDNAQAREQLEDLAERRAARDKAAKRGALILVAVVAAIVAVLGLAWAVLTVWAQLTG